A single window of Salvia splendens isolate huo1 chromosome 6, SspV2, whole genome shotgun sequence DNA harbors:
- the LOC121809514 gene encoding flavonoid 3',5'-methyltransferase-like codes for MKDKFYGSILQSEALAKYILETSAYPREHEQLKEIRNATVDKYKFWSLMNVPADEGQFISMLLKIMNAKKTIEVGVFTGYSLLSTALALPDDGKITAIDPDREAYETGLPFIEKANMAHKIEFIQSDALSVMKELLSKGEEGTFDYAFVDADKENYINYHEQLLKLVKVGGIIAYDNTLWSGTVVAAEEDEMDDFLRGCKGHIIALNSFLAADSRIELAQLSIGDGLTLCRRLI; via the exons ATGAAGGATAAGTTCTATGGCTCCATTCTTCAGAGCGAAGCCCTAGCTAAG TATATTCTGGAAACAAGTGCCTATCCCAGAGAGCACGAACAACTAAAAGAGATCAGGAATGCTACCGTcgataaatataaattttg GAGTCTTATGAATGTGCCGGCTGATGAGGGCCAGTTTATATCTATGCTTTTGAAAATTATGAATGCGAAGAAGACTATCGAAGTCGGAGTTTTTACCGGTTATTCACTTCTCTCTACTGCTCTCGCTCTTCCCGATGACGGCAAG ATAACCGCGATCGACCCGGATAGGGAAGCCTACGAAACTGGATTGCCATTTATTGAAAAGGCAAACATGGCTCACAAAATTGAGTTCATCCAGTCTGATGCTTTGAGTGTCATGAAGGAACTCCTCTCCAAG GGCGAGGAAGGGACATTCGATTACGCATTCGTTGATGCGGACAAAGAGAACTACATCAACTACCACGAACAACTGCTGAAGCTGGTTAAGGTAGGAGGAATTATAGCCTACGACAACACATTGTGGTCCGGCACCGTAGTCGCGGCGGAGGAAGACGAGATGGATGACTTCTTGAGGGGCTGCAAAGGGCATATCATTGCGCTCAACTCATTTCTAGCCGCTGATTCCCGCATCGAATTGGCCCAACTTTCAATCGGAGATGGCCTCACTTTGTGCAGGCGTCTCATCTGA
- the LOC121809622 gene encoding 65-kDa microtubule-associated protein 8-like isoform X2, translating into MGSLQKSNGGMGSLALLETSCGYLLQELQIIWDEVGEDKFEREKFLLDLEQECLEIYRRKVDRANISRARLHQQLAESEAEFTHLLLSLGERSLPGRPEKMAGTLKEQLNSITPALREMQLRKEERVKQFRVVQGQIHKISAEIAGWTEYSDSTSPVCVNENDLSLKKLEEFQNELQRLQSEKSDRLQRMENCISTIRNLSATLGMDSSSIITKVHPSLNELSGLSKNISDGILEKLDSTVKSLQSEKQTRFDKLQQLGKALSDLWSLMDTPYKDRHEFLHVANLSSMASAEISTPRSLTLDMMQQADTEVKRLDQLKASKMKEFFFKKQIELEDICRRSHMEIPSRSEMEKIISQIDSGEIDHADLLTSVDEQISRAEEEASSRKVIMEKVEKWILACDEELWLEEYSTDENRYSVSRGAHKNLKRAEQARLMVNKIPALVDLLISKTKDWEDERKKVFLYDEVPLLAMLEEYRMLMKEKEEEKQRQRKKVQSKVVPEPDSPFGTRPGTSSRRLSDRSINGGFGSESPLNRKSSLGLQPIGPNSINSPSRGVSSIRGGKKTNRERAYSQKGFSYHLREDTVSVVSAFSGPFSP; encoded by the exons ATGGGATCCTTACAGAAATCAAATGGTGGGATGGGAAGTTTAGCATTGCTGGAGACGTCGTGTGGCTACTTGCTACAAGAATTACAG ATCATATGGGATGAAGTCGGAGAAGACAAATTTGAGCGGGAAAAGTTTCTGCTGGATCTTGAGCAGGAGTGCCTCGAGATTTATAGAAGAAAAGTTGACAGAGCTAACATTTCACGAGCTCGACTACATCAGCAGCTTGCAGAGTCCGAGGCTGAGTTTACTCATCTCCTCCTCTCACTTGGAGAAAGATCACTGCCAGGAAGG CCAGAGAAAATGGCAGGAACGCTGAAAGAGCAACTGAATTCTATAACCCCAGCACTAAGAGAGATGCAGTTAAGGAAAGAAGAGCGAGTAAAGCAATTCCGAGTAGTACAGGGgcaaattcataaaatttctGCAGAAATTGCAGGTTGGACAGAATATAGTGATTCAACATCACCTGTTTGTGTCAACGAGAATGATCTTTCACTTAAGAAACTTGAGGAGTTCCAAAATGAGCTTCAGAGACTTCAGAGTGAGAAG AGCGACAGACTCCAGAGGATGGAAAACTGCATAAGCACAATCAGAAATTTGTCAGCCACTTTAGGAATGGATTCTTCATCGATCATAACAAAGGTGCACCCAAGCTTGAACGAATTATCAGGATTGTCAAAGAACATTAGTGATGGTATCCTGGAAAAGCTTGATAGCACAGTGAAGTCCCTTCAATCAGAAAAACAAACACGGTTTGACAAG CTGCAACAACTTGGTAAAGCATTGTCTGATTTGTGGAGTCTTATGGATACACCCTATAAAGACCGTCACGAATTTCTACATGTTGCCAATCTATCATCGATGGCATCAGCAGAGATATCCACCCCCAGAAGTCTTACTCTTGACATGATGCAGCAG GCTGACACTGAAGTGAAGAGACTGGATCAGTTGAAAGCAAGCAAGATGAAAGAGTTTTTCTTCAAGAAACAAATAGAGCTCGAGGACATATGCAGAAGATCACACATGGAAATACCATCGAGGTCGGAGATGGAAAAAATAATCAGCCAAATAGACTCCG GGGAGATTGATCATGCCGATCTCCTCACAAGCGTGGATGAGCAGATATCAAGAGCTGAAGAAGAAGCTAGTAGCAGGAAGGTGATCATGGAGAAGGTTGAAAAGTGGATATTGGCATGTGACGAGGAGCTCTGGTTAGAAGAGTACAGCACG GATGAAAATCGATATTCGGTTAGCAGAGGTGCTCATAAGAACCTTAAAAGGGCTGAGCAAGCCAGATTGATGGTCAACAAGATACCAG CTTTGGTGGACTTGCTGATATCCAAGACTAAGGATTGGGAAGATGAAAGAAAGAAAGTCTTCTTGTATGATGAG GTTCCTCTACTAGCAATGCTTGAAGAGTACCGTATGTTAATGAAGGAAAAGGAAGAGGAGAAACAAAGGCAACGG AAGAAGGTACAGAGTAAAGTAGTACCTGAGCCCGACAGCCCATTTGGAACAAGGCCAGGCACTAGCAGTCGGCGTCTTTCTGATAGAAGCATAAACGGAGGCTTTGGAAGTGAGAGCCCTCTAAACAGAAAATCTTCCCTGGGATTACAGCCCATAGGACCAAACAGTATCAACTCACCAAGTCGAGGCGTATCTTCTATAAGAGGAGGAAAGAAAACAAACAGAGAAAGGGCATACAGTCAGAAAGGCTTTTCTTACCATCTCAGAGAGGATACAGTGTCCGTTGTCTCGGCATTTTCTGGCCCCTTCTCACCATAG
- the LOC121809622 gene encoding 65-kDa microtubule-associated protein 8-like isoform X1 produces the protein MGSLQKSNGGMGSLALLETSCGYLLQELQIIWDEVGEDKFEREKFLLDLEQECLEIYRRKVDRANISRARLHQQLAESEAEFTHLLLSLGERSLPGRPEKMAGTLKEQLNSITPALREMQLRKEERVKQFRVVQGQIHKISAEIAGWTEYSDSTSPVCVNENDLSLKKLEEFQNELQRLQSEKSDRLQRMENCISTIRNLSATLGMDSSSIITKVHPSLNELSGLSKNISDGILEKLDSTVKSLQSEKQTRFDKLQQLGKALSDLWSLMDTPYKDRHEFLHVANLSSMASAEISTPRSLTLDMMQQADTEVKRLDQLKASKMKEFFFKKQIELEDICRRSHMEIPSRSEMEKIISQIDSGEIDHADLLTSVDEQISRAEEEASSRKVIMEKVEKWILACDEELWLEEYSTDENRYSVSRGAHKNLKRAEQARLMVNKIPALVDLLISKTKDWEDERKKVFLYDEVPLLAMLEEYRMLMKEKEEEKQRQREQKKVQSKVVPEPDSPFGTRPGTSSRRLSDRSINGGFGSESPLNRKSSLGLQPIGPNSINSPSRGVSSIRGGKKTNRERAYSQKGFSYHLREDTVSVVSAFSGPFSP, from the exons ATGGGATCCTTACAGAAATCAAATGGTGGGATGGGAAGTTTAGCATTGCTGGAGACGTCGTGTGGCTACTTGCTACAAGAATTACAG ATCATATGGGATGAAGTCGGAGAAGACAAATTTGAGCGGGAAAAGTTTCTGCTGGATCTTGAGCAGGAGTGCCTCGAGATTTATAGAAGAAAAGTTGACAGAGCTAACATTTCACGAGCTCGACTACATCAGCAGCTTGCAGAGTCCGAGGCTGAGTTTACTCATCTCCTCCTCTCACTTGGAGAAAGATCACTGCCAGGAAGG CCAGAGAAAATGGCAGGAACGCTGAAAGAGCAACTGAATTCTATAACCCCAGCACTAAGAGAGATGCAGTTAAGGAAAGAAGAGCGAGTAAAGCAATTCCGAGTAGTACAGGGgcaaattcataaaatttctGCAGAAATTGCAGGTTGGACAGAATATAGTGATTCAACATCACCTGTTTGTGTCAACGAGAATGATCTTTCACTTAAGAAACTTGAGGAGTTCCAAAATGAGCTTCAGAGACTTCAGAGTGAGAAG AGCGACAGACTCCAGAGGATGGAAAACTGCATAAGCACAATCAGAAATTTGTCAGCCACTTTAGGAATGGATTCTTCATCGATCATAACAAAGGTGCACCCAAGCTTGAACGAATTATCAGGATTGTCAAAGAACATTAGTGATGGTATCCTGGAAAAGCTTGATAGCACAGTGAAGTCCCTTCAATCAGAAAAACAAACACGGTTTGACAAG CTGCAACAACTTGGTAAAGCATTGTCTGATTTGTGGAGTCTTATGGATACACCCTATAAAGACCGTCACGAATTTCTACATGTTGCCAATCTATCATCGATGGCATCAGCAGAGATATCCACCCCCAGAAGTCTTACTCTTGACATGATGCAGCAG GCTGACACTGAAGTGAAGAGACTGGATCAGTTGAAAGCAAGCAAGATGAAAGAGTTTTTCTTCAAGAAACAAATAGAGCTCGAGGACATATGCAGAAGATCACACATGGAAATACCATCGAGGTCGGAGATGGAAAAAATAATCAGCCAAATAGACTCCG GGGAGATTGATCATGCCGATCTCCTCACAAGCGTGGATGAGCAGATATCAAGAGCTGAAGAAGAAGCTAGTAGCAGGAAGGTGATCATGGAGAAGGTTGAAAAGTGGATATTGGCATGTGACGAGGAGCTCTGGTTAGAAGAGTACAGCACG GATGAAAATCGATATTCGGTTAGCAGAGGTGCTCATAAGAACCTTAAAAGGGCTGAGCAAGCCAGATTGATGGTCAACAAGATACCAG CTTTGGTGGACTTGCTGATATCCAAGACTAAGGATTGGGAAGATGAAAGAAAGAAAGTCTTCTTGTATGATGAG GTTCCTCTACTAGCAATGCTTGAAGAGTACCGTATGTTAATGAAGGAAAAGGAAGAGGAGAAACAAAGGCAACGG GAACAGAAGAAGGTACAGAGTAAAGTAGTACCTGAGCCCGACAGCCCATTTGGAACAAGGCCAGGCACTAGCAGTCGGCGTCTTTCTGATAGAAGCATAAACGGAGGCTTTGGAAGTGAGAGCCCTCTAAACAGAAAATCTTCCCTGGGATTACAGCCCATAGGACCAAACAGTATCAACTCACCAAGTCGAGGCGTATCTTCTATAAGAGGAGGAAAGAAAACAAACAGAGAAAGGGCATACAGTCAGAAAGGCTTTTCTTACCATCTCAGAGAGGATACAGTGTCCGTTGTCTCGGCATTTTCTGGCCCCTTCTCACCATAG